One window of the Amycolatopsis mediterranei genome contains the following:
- a CDS encoding MFS transporter, with product MSRRTLVVLALGAFVTTLDNTIVAAGAPSIARDLGLDVGALQWVALGYMLPFAGLLPVAGALVDRWGRRPALTGALLAFGFGAAAGGLAGSAWLLVAARVLQGLAAAFLVPGLLSLLRTNLDARGRTLGAAVWTAYLAAALALGPALGGVLSEYCGWAWIFFVNLPFVAAMLVLLPSTVPPGRDAGTRAPPASAMILVTASLVLLTTALAEPRLRIPLLAAGTAFGVAFLVRERRAADRLVPSALTGNRVFLGSLGLQLLWGLGISGIFFFTPLLHQEFLGLGPVGAGLPLVLVAVAVVAATPLVPAAVARHGPLRTVAAGLAVVGAGLLALAAVNHVPAPWPRVPGLVLIGAGSAFTVPMTSHALDVVAERYAGTASGLLTAGRELSSALGVALIGAVLTSVRAARLEAGVPAGAALAGGYTAGLLVAAGLTFAGALLAVRVPGTRLAETSSPRDKRAVP from the coding sequence ATGAGCCGGCGGACGCTGGTCGTGCTCGCGCTCGGCGCGTTCGTCACGACGCTGGACAACACGATCGTCGCCGCGGGCGCGCCGTCCATCGCCCGCGATCTCGGCCTGGACGTCGGAGCGCTGCAATGGGTCGCGCTCGGCTACATGCTCCCGTTCGCCGGGCTCCTGCCGGTGGCGGGCGCGCTGGTCGATCGCTGGGGCCGGCGCCCGGCCCTGACCGGTGCCCTCCTCGCGTTCGGCTTCGGCGCGGCGGCGGGCGGTCTGGCGGGTTCGGCGTGGCTGCTGGTCGCCGCCCGGGTGCTCCAGGGGTTGGCGGCCGCGTTCCTGGTGCCGGGCCTGCTGAGCCTGCTGCGGACCAACCTCGACGCGCGCGGCCGGACGCTCGGCGCGGCGGTCTGGACCGCCTACCTCGCGGCCGCGCTGGCCCTCGGCCCGGCCCTCGGCGGTGTGCTGAGCGAGTACTGCGGCTGGGCCTGGATCTTCTTCGTCAACCTTCCGTTCGTGGCCGCGATGCTCGTGCTGCTCCCGTCGACCGTGCCACCCGGGCGCGACGCGGGGACCCGCGCGCCACCGGCGTCGGCGATGATCCTGGTGACGGCGAGCCTGGTGCTGCTCACCACCGCGCTGGCCGAACCCCGGCTCCGGATCCCGCTGCTCGCCGCGGGGACGGCGTTCGGGGTGGCGTTCCTCGTGCGGGAACGGCGGGCGGCCGACCGGCTGGTCCCGTCGGCCCTGACCGGCAACCGGGTGTTCCTCGGCTCGCTCGGCTTGCAGCTGCTGTGGGGACTGGGGATTTCCGGGATCTTCTTCTTCACGCCGTTGCTGCACCAGGAGTTCCTGGGGCTCGGTCCGGTCGGCGCCGGACTGCCCCTGGTGCTGGTCGCGGTGGCGGTCGTCGCCGCGACGCCGCTGGTGCCGGCGGCCGTCGCCCGGCACGGTCCACTTCGGACGGTGGCGGCCGGGCTGGCCGTGGTGGGGGCGGGACTGCTCGCGCTCGCCGCGGTGAACCACGTCCCCGCGCCGTGGCCACGGGTGCCCGGTCTGGTCCTGATCGGCGCGGGTTCGGCCTTCACCGTCCCGATGACGTCGCACGCGCTCGACGTCGTGGCCGAGCGGTACGCCGGCACGGCGTCGGGATTGCTCACCGCGGGCCGGGAATTGTCGAGCGCGCTCGGCGTCGCGCTGATCGGCGCGGTGCTGACGTCGGTGCGCGCGGCGCGGCTCGAAGCGGGTGTTCCCGCCGGGGCGGCACTGGCCGGTGGGTACACCGCGGGCCTGCTCGTCGCGGCCGGGCTGACGTTCGCCGGCGCGCTGCTGGCCGTGCGCGTGCCCGGAACCCGGCTCGCCGAGACCTCGTCGCCGCGTGACAAACGTGCGGTCCCCTGA